A window from Zonotrichia albicollis isolate bZonAlb1 chromosome 8, bZonAlb1.hap1, whole genome shotgun sequence encodes these proteins:
- the ARHGAP29 gene encoding rho GTPase-activating protein 29 isoform X9 codes for MGDVDNGSSLGLPVSRRSRSFENLSVESGGSLHERDDVQGHLRAEEVDSMLLRNDSGIESALSYAKAWSKYTKDVVAWVEKKLSLEVECAKSLAKMAETAKAVVGHQDYMPFQSIFINAFQNDIENSQLWQQTAAALQSNKFVQPLLGRKNELDRQRKDIKDLWQREQKKMQDLEAALRKAKLLYTQRQDEYEKAKSCTARAEEEQLSSSGSFVKDFSKQLEKKRRLEEEALQKAEEANEHYKASMAEVEEKRNYLESFKSDVLTQLRELIYQCDLTLKAATVNLFQLQHAQVVSLPVNCQSLCESAKLYDPGQQYSEFVKSLPKDGVPVESGCFETQNSQVDGVFNKQSTNSVHTSHGNLSQCSGDFPAQALDDVGSPIYHRSQKVREKRSSSNTDIPAVRGPPPFRSWSVGNQSGGMCSDSESAGGSSESRSMDSPSASPGDFKRRLPRTPSTGTMSSADDLDEREPPSPSDCGLNDLTSEAANSPGPFRNANMSKAAQTHKLRKLRAPSKCRECDGLVVFHGAECEECSLACHKKCLETLAIQCGHKKLHGRLHLFGVEFAQAAKSFPDGIPFIIKKCTSEIESRALNVKGIYRVNGAKSRVEKLCQAFENGKDLVELSELYAHDISNVLKLYLRQLPEPLILFRLYNEFIGLAKESQNANEELDAKQASPKAKTRQSLCIELNRIIIKIKDLLKQLPVPNYNTLQYLIGHLHRVTEQCDENKMSASNLGIIFGPTLIRPRQTDATVSLSSLVDYPYQARVVELLITYYEKIFDVSLKPLLSASHAEETAGTVRVALSADEREPQQQRKSFVAVKEQGIQIVPCERASETAALFLESKNSKNTKEEADISVSGDVASPASEKDNDPFVSLGEDPCQVNLVAVKPNRQMGKVPLRAPRTKAASRPVSLPVDRILPPCVLNERNSRNAGAVSSEKLGRSPTIEEVSEVKAVPAVDTCCRLPCYDSQMLRKTWDKQYKQYDITARTAMIVTNMPQEIRALESGTAGALSSSSSLGNNPAKAILPNKPYSVVGSGRTATEENGPDVNPLAAFRPPRTLQPPPGTFYKPPSSKSKENGDGSSAKACAPTGASSVLPQDNTVKLARSSALLSGDEQNTNEQKSSSEDSHSTDLKPAYHRLRPKRIQELEHREAHFV; via the exons ATGGGAGATGTAGACAATGGCTCGTCATTGGGGCTTCCTGTATCTCGGAGAAGTCGG TCTTTTGAGAATCTTTCTGTGGAGTCTGGGGGTTCACTGCATGAAAGGGATGATGTTCAAG GACACCTTCGAGCAGAAGAGGTTGATAGCATGCTCCTAAGAAATGACAGTGGAATTGAGTCGGCTCTGTCCTATGCTAAAGCATGGTCCAAATACACCAAGGATGTAGTGGCATGGGTAGAAAAAAAGCTTAGCTTGG aggTGGAGTGTGCTAAAAGTTTAGCAAAAATGGCTGAAACTGCTAAAGCTGTTGTTGGACACCAG GATTATATGCCATTCCAGTCAATATTCATTAATGCTTTTCAAAATGATATTGAGAACAGTCAACTTTGGCAACaaacagctgctgctctccagtcTAACAAATTTGTGCAg CCTCTTCTTGGAAGGAAAAATGAGTTGGATAGACAAAGGAAAGATATCAAGGACCTTTGGCAGcgagaacagaaaaaaatg CAAGATCTGGAAGCTGCTCTCAGAAAAGCCAAGTTGCTGTATACCCAGCGTCAGGATGAGTATGAAAAGGCAAAATCCTGCACTGCTCGTGCTGAGGAGGAACAGCTTAGCTCAAGTGGGAGCTTTGTGAAGGATTTCAGCAAGCAACTTGAGAAAAAACGAAGGCTAGAAGAGGAAGCTCTTCAAAAG GCCGAAGAAGCCAATGAGCACTATAAAGCAAGCATGGCAGAagttgaagaaaaaagaaattatttggaaaGCTTTAAAAGtgatgttttaacacagcttcGGGAGCTTATTTACCAGTGTGATCTTACTCTTAAAGCT GCAACAGTTAACCTGTTCCAGCTGCAGCATGCTCAGGTTGTATCTCTGCCAGTTAACTGCCAGTCCCTGTGTGAGAGTGCCAAACTCTATGACCCTGGTCAGCAGTATTCAGAGTTTGTGAAAAGTTTGCCAAAGGATGGTGTTCCTGTTGAATCAGGTTGTTTTGAAACCCAGAATTCCCAGGTTGATGG ggTTTTTAATAAGCAATCAACAAACAGCGTCCATACATCCCATGGTAACTTATCTCAGTGTTCAGGAGATTTTCCTGCTCAGGCATTAGATGATGTGGGAAGCCCAATTTATCATCGTTCACAAAAGGTTAGAGAGAAGAGGTCTTCCAGCAACACAGATATTCCAG CAGTGCGAGGCCCACCACCGTTCAGATCGTGGTCAGTTGGCAACCAGAGTGGGGGAATGTGCAGTGACTCCGAAAGTGCAGGGGGGAGCAGTGAGTCCCGGTCCATGGATTCCCCGTCTGCCAGCCCAG GGGATTTTAAAAGACGACTTCCCCGAACACCTTCCACTGGGACTATGTCATCTGCAGATGATCTTGATGAAAGAGAGCCACCATCTCCTTCAGACTGTG GTTTAAATGATCTCACATCTGAAGCTGCAAATTCTCCAGGACCTTTTAGAAATGCTAATATgtccaaagcagcacaaacacacaaactACGGAAGCTGAGAGCTCCATCTAAATGCAGAGAATGTGACGGCCTGGTAGTATTTCATGGAGCTGAATGTGAGGAG TGTTCACTTGCATGCCATAAAAAATGTTTAGAGACTTTAGCTATTCAATGTGGGCACAAAAAACTTCATGGAAGGCTTCACTTATTTGGAGTGGAATTTGCCCAAGCTGCTAAAAGTTTTCCTGATGGCATTCCTTTCATCATCAAAAAGTGTACGTCAGAAATTGAAAGCAGAGCACTGAATGTCAAG GGCATCTATCGTGTGAATGGAGCCAAGTCAAGAGTTGAAAAGCTTTGTCAAGCTTTTGAAAATGGGAAGGATTTGGTTGAGCTCTCAGAACTCTATGCACATGACATCAGCAATGTTCTCAAGCTGTATCTCCGCCAG CTTCCAGAGCCCTTGATTTTGTTTCGGCTTTACAATGAGTTCATTGGACTTGCAAAAGAAAGTCAGAATGCTAATGAGGAATTGGATGCTAAACAAGCTAGCCCCAAAGCAAAGACAAGACAGTCACTCTGTATTGAACTGAACAGGATCATCATTAAAATTAAAGATCTTCTGAAACAACTGCCTGTACCAAATTATAACACTCTTCAGTACCTTATTGGACACCTTCACAG AGTTACAGAACAGTGCgatgaaaataaaatgtcagCCAGCAACCTTGGCATAATATTTGGCCCAACTCTGATCAGGCCGCGTCAAACCGATGCTACGGTTTCTTTGTCATCACTTGTGGACTACCCTTACCAGGCCCGGGTAGTGGAGCTGCTCATAACATACTATGAAAAGATATTTGATGTCTCCTTGAAACCACTTCTGAGCGCTTCTCATGCTGAAGAAACAGCTGGTACTGTCAGAGTTGCTTTATCAGCAGACGAGAGGGAGCCgcagcagcagaggaaatcGTTTGTTGCTGTAAAGGAA CAGGGTATTCAAATAGTTCCATGTGAAAGAGCTTCAGAAACAGCTGCACTCTTTTTGGAATCGAAGAATAGCAAGAATACAAAAGAAGAAGCAGATATATCTGTATCTG GTGATGTTGCGAGTCCAGCTTCAGAGAAAGACAATGATCCATTCGTTTCTCTAGGTGAAGACCCCTGTCAAGTGAACTTAGTGGCTGTGAAACCCAACCGTCAGATGGGCAAAGTTCCGTTGCGGGCTCCAAGGACAAAGGCAGCGTCTCGCCCTGTCAGCCTGCCTGTGGACCGAATACTGCCTCCGTGTGTTCTAAACGAAAGGAATTCACGAAATGCAGGAGCAGTGAGTTCAGAGAAGCTGGGCAGAAGCCCCACTATTGAAGAAGTCTCAGAGGTGAAGGCAGTCCCTGCTGTTGATACCTGCTGCAGACTGCCTTGTTATGACAGCCAGATGCTGCGAAAAACTTGGGACAAGCAGTACAAACAGTATGATATCACAGCAAGGACAGCAATGATTGTGACTAACATGCCCCAGGAGATCCGAGCACTCGAGAGTGGAACTGCAGGTGCTTTATCATCATCAAGCAGCCTTGGGAACAATCCAGCTAAAGCCATTCTTCCTAATAAGCCATATTCTGTTGTCGGGTCAGGAAGGACAGCCACAGAAGAGAATGGTCCTGATGTTAATCCTCTTGCTGCCTTTAGGCCACCAAGAACATTGCAACCACCCCCAGGGACATTTTATAAACCACCCTCTagcaaatcaaaagaaaatggaGATGGTTCTTCTGCTAAAGCTTGTGCACCCACCGGTGCTAGCTCTGTGCTTCCCCAGGATAATACTGTGAAACTGGCTAGGAGCTCTGCACTTCTGTCAGGTGATGAACAAAACACAAATGAACAGAAATCTAGCTCAGAGGATAGTCACTCCACAGATCTGAAGCCTGCTTACCACAGACTGAGACCAAAAAGGATCCAAGAACTGGAACACAGGGAAGCTCATTTTGTATAG
- the ARHGAP29 gene encoding rho GTPase-activating protein 29 isoform X8, with translation MTTGVAMILMNKKAGTGYLANLEASSTMFLDRGMENHDGLHQVVHERLGELLRVLKAVINKHQTLNSVDILSAAGTVIAKVKAVNFKEVNEENKRELFSEIFSSIDRLALNFGNVVSDFLMGDVDNGSSLGLPVSRRSRSFENLSVESGGSLHERDDVQGHLRAEEVDSMLLRNDSGIESALSYAKAWSKYTKDVVAWVEKKLSLEVECAKSLAKMAETAKAVVGHQDYMPFQSIFINAFQNDIENSQLWQQTAAALQSNKFVQPLLGRKNELDRQRKDIKDLWQREQKKMQDLEAALRKAKLLYTQRQDEYEKAKSCTARAEEEQLSSSGSFVKDFSKQLEKKRRLEEEALQKAEEANEHYKASMAEVEEKRNYLESFKSDVLTQLRELIYQCDLTLKAATVNLFQLQHAQVVSLPVNCQSLCESAKLYDPGQQYSEFVKSLPKDGVPVESGCFETQNSQVDGVFNKQSTNSVHTSHGNLSQCSGDFPAQALDDVGSPIYHRSQKVREKRSSSNTDIPAVRGPPPFRSWSVGNQSGGMCSDSESAGGSSESRSMDSPSASPGDFKRRLPRTPSTGTMSSADDLDEREPPSPSDCGLNDLTSEAANSPGPFRNANMSKAAQTHKLRKLRAPSKCRECDGLVVFHGAECEECSLACHKKCLETLAIQCGHKKLHGRLHLFGVEFAQAAKSFPDGIPFIIKKCTSEIESRALNVKGIYRVNGAKSRVEKLCQAFENGKDLVELSELYAHDISNVLKLYLRQLPEPLILFRLYNEFIGLAKESQNANEELDAKQASPKAKTRQSLCIELNRIIIKIKDLLKQLPVPNYNTLQYLIGHLHRVTEQCDENKMSASNLGIIFGPTLIRPRQTDATVSLSSLVDYPYQARVVELLITYYEKIFDVSLKPLLSASHAEETAGTVRVALSADEREPQQQRKSFVAVKEQGIQIVPCERASETAALFLESKNSKNTKEEADISVSGDVASPASEKDNDPFVSLGEDPCQVNLVAVKPNRQMGKVPLRAPRTKAASRPVSLPVDRILPPCVLNERNSRNAGAVSSEKLGRSPTIEEVSEVKAVPAVDTCCRLPCYDSQMLRKTWDKQYKQYDITARTAMIVTNMPQEIRALESGTAGALSSSSSLGNNPAKAILPNKPYSVVGSGRTATEENGPDVNPLAAFRPPRTLQPPPGTFYKPPSSKSKENGDGSSAKACAPTGASSVLPQDNTVKLARSSALLSGDEQNTNEQKSSSEDSHSTDLKPAYHRLRPKRIQELEHREAHFV, from the exons cggTGAACTTCAAAGAagttaatgaagaaaataagAGAGAACTCttcagtgaaatattttcttccattgACAGATTGGCACTCAATTTTGGAAACGT TGTTTCAGACTTCCTTATGGGAGATGTAGACAATGGCTCGTCATTGGGGCTTCCTGTATCTCGGAGAAGTCGG TCTTTTGAGAATCTTTCTGTGGAGTCTGGGGGTTCACTGCATGAAAGGGATGATGTTCAAG GACACCTTCGAGCAGAAGAGGTTGATAGCATGCTCCTAAGAAATGACAGTGGAATTGAGTCGGCTCTGTCCTATGCTAAAGCATGGTCCAAATACACCAAGGATGTAGTGGCATGGGTAGAAAAAAAGCTTAGCTTGG aggTGGAGTGTGCTAAAAGTTTAGCAAAAATGGCTGAAACTGCTAAAGCTGTTGTTGGACACCAG GATTATATGCCATTCCAGTCAATATTCATTAATGCTTTTCAAAATGATATTGAGAACAGTCAACTTTGGCAACaaacagctgctgctctccagtcTAACAAATTTGTGCAg CCTCTTCTTGGAAGGAAAAATGAGTTGGATAGACAAAGGAAAGATATCAAGGACCTTTGGCAGcgagaacagaaaaaaatg CAAGATCTGGAAGCTGCTCTCAGAAAAGCCAAGTTGCTGTATACCCAGCGTCAGGATGAGTATGAAAAGGCAAAATCCTGCACTGCTCGTGCTGAGGAGGAACAGCTTAGCTCAAGTGGGAGCTTTGTGAAGGATTTCAGCAAGCAACTTGAGAAAAAACGAAGGCTAGAAGAGGAAGCTCTTCAAAAG GCCGAAGAAGCCAATGAGCACTATAAAGCAAGCATGGCAGAagttgaagaaaaaagaaattatttggaaaGCTTTAAAAGtgatgttttaacacagcttcGGGAGCTTATTTACCAGTGTGATCTTACTCTTAAAGCT GCAACAGTTAACCTGTTCCAGCTGCAGCATGCTCAGGTTGTATCTCTGCCAGTTAACTGCCAGTCCCTGTGTGAGAGTGCCAAACTCTATGACCCTGGTCAGCAGTATTCAGAGTTTGTGAAAAGTTTGCCAAAGGATGGTGTTCCTGTTGAATCAGGTTGTTTTGAAACCCAGAATTCCCAGGTTGATGG ggTTTTTAATAAGCAATCAACAAACAGCGTCCATACATCCCATGGTAACTTATCTCAGTGTTCAGGAGATTTTCCTGCTCAGGCATTAGATGATGTGGGAAGCCCAATTTATCATCGTTCACAAAAGGTTAGAGAGAAGAGGTCTTCCAGCAACACAGATATTCCAG CAGTGCGAGGCCCACCACCGTTCAGATCGTGGTCAGTTGGCAACCAGAGTGGGGGAATGTGCAGTGACTCCGAAAGTGCAGGGGGGAGCAGTGAGTCCCGGTCCATGGATTCCCCGTCTGCCAGCCCAG GGGATTTTAAAAGACGACTTCCCCGAACACCTTCCACTGGGACTATGTCATCTGCAGATGATCTTGATGAAAGAGAGCCACCATCTCCTTCAGACTGTG GTTTAAATGATCTCACATCTGAAGCTGCAAATTCTCCAGGACCTTTTAGAAATGCTAATATgtccaaagcagcacaaacacacaaactACGGAAGCTGAGAGCTCCATCTAAATGCAGAGAATGTGACGGCCTGGTAGTATTTCATGGAGCTGAATGTGAGGAG TGTTCACTTGCATGCCATAAAAAATGTTTAGAGACTTTAGCTATTCAATGTGGGCACAAAAAACTTCATGGAAGGCTTCACTTATTTGGAGTGGAATTTGCCCAAGCTGCTAAAAGTTTTCCTGATGGCATTCCTTTCATCATCAAAAAGTGTACGTCAGAAATTGAAAGCAGAGCACTGAATGTCAAG GGCATCTATCGTGTGAATGGAGCCAAGTCAAGAGTTGAAAAGCTTTGTCAAGCTTTTGAAAATGGGAAGGATTTGGTTGAGCTCTCAGAACTCTATGCACATGACATCAGCAATGTTCTCAAGCTGTATCTCCGCCAG CTTCCAGAGCCCTTGATTTTGTTTCGGCTTTACAATGAGTTCATTGGACTTGCAAAAGAAAGTCAGAATGCTAATGAGGAATTGGATGCTAAACAAGCTAGCCCCAAAGCAAAGACAAGACAGTCACTCTGTATTGAACTGAACAGGATCATCATTAAAATTAAAGATCTTCTGAAACAACTGCCTGTACCAAATTATAACACTCTTCAGTACCTTATTGGACACCTTCACAG AGTTACAGAACAGTGCgatgaaaataaaatgtcagCCAGCAACCTTGGCATAATATTTGGCCCAACTCTGATCAGGCCGCGTCAAACCGATGCTACGGTTTCTTTGTCATCACTTGTGGACTACCCTTACCAGGCCCGGGTAGTGGAGCTGCTCATAACATACTATGAAAAGATATTTGATGTCTCCTTGAAACCACTTCTGAGCGCTTCTCATGCTGAAGAAACAGCTGGTACTGTCAGAGTTGCTTTATCAGCAGACGAGAGGGAGCCgcagcagcagaggaaatcGTTTGTTGCTGTAAAGGAA CAGGGTATTCAAATAGTTCCATGTGAAAGAGCTTCAGAAACAGCTGCACTCTTTTTGGAATCGAAGAATAGCAAGAATACAAAAGAAGAAGCAGATATATCTGTATCTG GTGATGTTGCGAGTCCAGCTTCAGAGAAAGACAATGATCCATTCGTTTCTCTAGGTGAAGACCCCTGTCAAGTGAACTTAGTGGCTGTGAAACCCAACCGTCAGATGGGCAAAGTTCCGTTGCGGGCTCCAAGGACAAAGGCAGCGTCTCGCCCTGTCAGCCTGCCTGTGGACCGAATACTGCCTCCGTGTGTTCTAAACGAAAGGAATTCACGAAATGCAGGAGCAGTGAGTTCAGAGAAGCTGGGCAGAAGCCCCACTATTGAAGAAGTCTCAGAGGTGAAGGCAGTCCCTGCTGTTGATACCTGCTGCAGACTGCCTTGTTATGACAGCCAGATGCTGCGAAAAACTTGGGACAAGCAGTACAAACAGTATGATATCACAGCAAGGACAGCAATGATTGTGACTAACATGCCCCAGGAGATCCGAGCACTCGAGAGTGGAACTGCAGGTGCTTTATCATCATCAAGCAGCCTTGGGAACAATCCAGCTAAAGCCATTCTTCCTAATAAGCCATATTCTGTTGTCGGGTCAGGAAGGACAGCCACAGAAGAGAATGGTCCTGATGTTAATCCTCTTGCTGCCTTTAGGCCACCAAGAACATTGCAACCACCCCCAGGGACATTTTATAAACCACCCTCTagcaaatcaaaagaaaatggaGATGGTTCTTCTGCTAAAGCTTGTGCACCCACCGGTGCTAGCTCTGTGCTTCCCCAGGATAATACTGTGAAACTGGCTAGGAGCTCTGCACTTCTGTCAGGTGATGAACAAAACACAAATGAACAGAAATCTAGCTCAGAGGATAGTCACTCCACAGATCTGAAGCCTGCTTACCACAGACTGAGACCAAAAAGGATCCAAGAACTGGAACACAGGGAAGCTCATTTTGTATAG
- the ARHGAP29 gene encoding rho GTPase-activating protein 29 isoform X7, with the protein MGRWLLTLHCAQDRKVMTLPDPSAASSLARDFAGINSSRNSLKNHDGLHQVVHERLGELLRVLKAVINKHQTLNSVDILSAAGTVIAKVKAVNFKEVNEENKRELFSEIFSSIDRLALNFGNVVSDFLMGDVDNGSSLGLPVSRRSRSFENLSVESGGSLHERDDVQGHLRAEEVDSMLLRNDSGIESALSYAKAWSKYTKDVVAWVEKKLSLEVECAKSLAKMAETAKAVVGHQDYMPFQSIFINAFQNDIENSQLWQQTAAALQSNKFVQPLLGRKNELDRQRKDIKDLWQREQKKMQDLEAALRKAKLLYTQRQDEYEKAKSCTARAEEEQLSSSGSFVKDFSKQLEKKRRLEEEALQKAEEANEHYKASMAEVEEKRNYLESFKSDVLTQLRELIYQCDLTLKAATVNLFQLQHAQVVSLPVNCQSLCESAKLYDPGQQYSEFVKSLPKDGVPVESGCFETQNSQVDGVFNKQSTNSVHTSHGNLSQCSGDFPAQALDDVGSPIYHRSQKVREKRSSSNTDIPAVRGPPPFRSWSVGNQSGGMCSDSESAGGSSESRSMDSPSASPGDFKRRLPRTPSTGTMSSADDLDEREPPSPSDCGLNDLTSEAANSPGPFRNANMSKAAQTHKLRKLRAPSKCRECDGLVVFHGAECEECSLACHKKCLETLAIQCGHKKLHGRLHLFGVEFAQAAKSFPDGIPFIIKKCTSEIESRALNVKGIYRVNGAKSRVEKLCQAFENGKDLVELSELYAHDISNVLKLYLRQLPEPLILFRLYNEFIGLAKESQNANEELDAKQASPKAKTRQSLCIELNRIIIKIKDLLKQLPVPNYNTLQYLIGHLHRVTEQCDENKMSASNLGIIFGPTLIRPRQTDATVSLSSLVDYPYQARVVELLITYYEKIFDVSLKPLLSASHAEETAGTVRVALSADEREPQQQRKSFVAVKEQGIQIVPCERASETAALFLESKNSKNTKEEADISVSGDVASPASEKDNDPFVSLGEDPCQVNLVAVKPNRQMGKVPLRAPRTKAASRPVSLPVDRILPPCVLNERNSRNAGAVSSEKLGRSPTIEEVSEVKAVPAVDTCCRLPCYDSQMLRKTWDKQYKQYDITARTAMIVTNMPQEIRALESGTAGALSSSSSLGNNPAKAILPNKPYSVVGSGRTATEENGPDVNPLAAFRPPRTLQPPPGTFYKPPSSKSKENGDGSSAKACAPTGASSVLPQDNTVKLARSSALLSGDEQNTNEQKSSSEDSHSTDLKPAYHRLRPKRIQELEHREAHFV; encoded by the exons cggTGAACTTCAAAGAagttaatgaagaaaataagAGAGAACTCttcagtgaaatattttcttccattgACAGATTGGCACTCAATTTTGGAAACGT TGTTTCAGACTTCCTTATGGGAGATGTAGACAATGGCTCGTCATTGGGGCTTCCTGTATCTCGGAGAAGTCGG TCTTTTGAGAATCTTTCTGTGGAGTCTGGGGGTTCACTGCATGAAAGGGATGATGTTCAAG GACACCTTCGAGCAGAAGAGGTTGATAGCATGCTCCTAAGAAATGACAGTGGAATTGAGTCGGCTCTGTCCTATGCTAAAGCATGGTCCAAATACACCAAGGATGTAGTGGCATGGGTAGAAAAAAAGCTTAGCTTGG aggTGGAGTGTGCTAAAAGTTTAGCAAAAATGGCTGAAACTGCTAAAGCTGTTGTTGGACACCAG GATTATATGCCATTCCAGTCAATATTCATTAATGCTTTTCAAAATGATATTGAGAACAGTCAACTTTGGCAACaaacagctgctgctctccagtcTAACAAATTTGTGCAg CCTCTTCTTGGAAGGAAAAATGAGTTGGATAGACAAAGGAAAGATATCAAGGACCTTTGGCAGcgagaacagaaaaaaatg CAAGATCTGGAAGCTGCTCTCAGAAAAGCCAAGTTGCTGTATACCCAGCGTCAGGATGAGTATGAAAAGGCAAAATCCTGCACTGCTCGTGCTGAGGAGGAACAGCTTAGCTCAAGTGGGAGCTTTGTGAAGGATTTCAGCAAGCAACTTGAGAAAAAACGAAGGCTAGAAGAGGAAGCTCTTCAAAAG GCCGAAGAAGCCAATGAGCACTATAAAGCAAGCATGGCAGAagttgaagaaaaaagaaattatttggaaaGCTTTAAAAGtgatgttttaacacagcttcGGGAGCTTATTTACCAGTGTGATCTTACTCTTAAAGCT GCAACAGTTAACCTGTTCCAGCTGCAGCATGCTCAGGTTGTATCTCTGCCAGTTAACTGCCAGTCCCTGTGTGAGAGTGCCAAACTCTATGACCCTGGTCAGCAGTATTCAGAGTTTGTGAAAAGTTTGCCAAAGGATGGTGTTCCTGTTGAATCAGGTTGTTTTGAAACCCAGAATTCCCAGGTTGATGG ggTTTTTAATAAGCAATCAACAAACAGCGTCCATACATCCCATGGTAACTTATCTCAGTGTTCAGGAGATTTTCCTGCTCAGGCATTAGATGATGTGGGAAGCCCAATTTATCATCGTTCACAAAAGGTTAGAGAGAAGAGGTCTTCCAGCAACACAGATATTCCAG CAGTGCGAGGCCCACCACCGTTCAGATCGTGGTCAGTTGGCAACCAGAGTGGGGGAATGTGCAGTGACTCCGAAAGTGCAGGGGGGAGCAGTGAGTCCCGGTCCATGGATTCCCCGTCTGCCAGCCCAG GGGATTTTAAAAGACGACTTCCCCGAACACCTTCCACTGGGACTATGTCATCTGCAGATGATCTTGATGAAAGAGAGCCACCATCTCCTTCAGACTGTG GTTTAAATGATCTCACATCTGAAGCTGCAAATTCTCCAGGACCTTTTAGAAATGCTAATATgtccaaagcagcacaaacacacaaactACGGAAGCTGAGAGCTCCATCTAAATGCAGAGAATGTGACGGCCTGGTAGTATTTCATGGAGCTGAATGTGAGGAG TGTTCACTTGCATGCCATAAAAAATGTTTAGAGACTTTAGCTATTCAATGTGGGCACAAAAAACTTCATGGAAGGCTTCACTTATTTGGAGTGGAATTTGCCCAAGCTGCTAAAAGTTTTCCTGATGGCATTCCTTTCATCATCAAAAAGTGTACGTCAGAAATTGAAAGCAGAGCACTGAATGTCAAG GGCATCTATCGTGTGAATGGAGCCAAGTCAAGAGTTGAAAAGCTTTGTCAAGCTTTTGAAAATGGGAAGGATTTGGTTGAGCTCTCAGAACTCTATGCACATGACATCAGCAATGTTCTCAAGCTGTATCTCCGCCAG CTTCCAGAGCCCTTGATTTTGTTTCGGCTTTACAATGAGTTCATTGGACTTGCAAAAGAAAGTCAGAATGCTAATGAGGAATTGGATGCTAAACAAGCTAGCCCCAAAGCAAAGACAAGACAGTCACTCTGTATTGAACTGAACAGGATCATCATTAAAATTAAAGATCTTCTGAAACAACTGCCTGTACCAAATTATAACACTCTTCAGTACCTTATTGGACACCTTCACAG AGTTACAGAACAGTGCgatgaaaataaaatgtcagCCAGCAACCTTGGCATAATATTTGGCCCAACTCTGATCAGGCCGCGTCAAACCGATGCTACGGTTTCTTTGTCATCACTTGTGGACTACCCTTACCAGGCCCGGGTAGTGGAGCTGCTCATAACATACTATGAAAAGATATTTGATGTCTCCTTGAAACCACTTCTGAGCGCTTCTCATGCTGAAGAAACAGCTGGTACTGTCAGAGTTGCTTTATCAGCAGACGAGAGGGAGCCgcagcagcagaggaaatcGTTTGTTGCTGTAAAGGAA CAGGGTATTCAAATAGTTCCATGTGAAAGAGCTTCAGAAACAGCTGCACTCTTTTTGGAATCGAAGAATAGCAAGAATACAAAAGAAGAAGCAGATATATCTGTATCTG GTGATGTTGCGAGTCCAGCTTCAGAGAAAGACAATGATCCATTCGTTTCTCTAGGTGAAGACCCCTGTCAAGTGAACTTAGTGGCTGTGAAACCCAACCGTCAGATGGGCAAAGTTCCGTTGCGGGCTCCAAGGACAAAGGCAGCGTCTCGCCCTGTCAGCCTGCCTGTGGACCGAATACTGCCTCCGTGTGTTCTAAACGAAAGGAATTCACGAAATGCAGGAGCAGTGAGTTCAGAGAAGCTGGGCAGAAGCCCCACTATTGAAGAAGTCTCAGAGGTGAAGGCAGTCCCTGCTGTTGATACCTGCTGCAGACTGCCTTGTTATGACAGCCAGATGCTGCGAAAAACTTGGGACAAGCAGTACAAACAGTATGATATCACAGCAAGGACAGCAATGATTGTGACTAACATGCCCCAGGAGATCCGAGCACTCGAGAGTGGAACTGCAGGTGCTTTATCATCATCAAGCAGCCTTGGGAACAATCCAGCTAAAGCCATTCTTCCTAATAAGCCATATTCTGTTGTCGGGTCAGGAAGGACAGCCACAGAAGAGAATGGTCCTGATGTTAATCCTCTTGCTGCCTTTAGGCCACCAAGAACATTGCAACCACCCCCAGGGACATTTTATAAACCACCCTCTagcaaatcaaaagaaaatggaGATGGTTCTTCTGCTAAAGCTTGTGCACCCACCGGTGCTAGCTCTGTGCTTCCCCAGGATAATACTGTGAAACTGGCTAGGAGCTCTGCACTTCTGTCAGGTGATGAACAAAACACAAATGAACAGAAATCTAGCTCAGAGGATAGTCACTCCACAGATCTGAAGCCTGCTTACCACAGACTGAGACCAAAAAGGATCCAAGAACTGGAACACAGGGAAGCTCATTTTGTATAG